The nucleotide sequence CTTAATCCAATGAAGTGCCTGCTGCACACGAGGGAAGGTAGTCGAGGCACCAAAGGCTGAGGCAGTGGTGAGCAGCTTACCGATCTCTGAGCCATACGACGGGGAGTTCTGCGGCACATCTGAAAGAGTATCATTGCAGCGCACCTCTCCGCTAAGAAGTCGCAGTGCCTCGGTGCAGAGAATTACGGCGGCTTGAAGAACAGACGGAGTGGCGGAGCTtccggcaccgctgctgtccttTTGTCCGACGAAATCGTCCATATCGATCTGACATGCTGTCCGAGAagtggtggcggctggcGTCCTCACTGCTGCATGCAGTCGGTACCGCGCCGACACAGCTGTGATCGCCTGTTGCTGTTGGGCATGGCGCAGTCGATGGAACTGATTACGCATACGAACCAAAGAACCGAGAACAGAAGAACAGCGAGTGGTCGACGAAGACAATGTCTGTGCTGCCTGCGAGTGTTGCTGAGCGCCAGGCGTCCGGGAGTAGTTCCCGAgcagacgcacagagaaacGGTTCattgcggcggcggccctTGCGAGAGCACTGCcaagaacacacacatacccgcCCCGTCAGCAGTCCCTCTGTGGCTGTGGGGGGAATGTTGTACAACAGTGTggctttccctctctcgcgtgAGTGGACagctgtgctcctcctccccctcctcctttccttccagCCCATGCTGGAAGGAGGGATTTCGCGCGCACATAGGTACGGTTGACACGGGGTAGTGAAGTGCGTCGCGGAGGTGGGCAATCCGAGAGGGCAACGGATAAAACAGCACAGAGAatgcgaaagagaaaaaaagggaaagaaaggggggtcGACAATGAGAGTGAGTAGTAAAGGAAATtgaggggaaaaaagcggCTGCCGCGTGCACGGGCACGTGGCCCGTGCGATATGGGCGACTATCGTGCAGCTGGATAAGAAGGGAAGTGTGAaccgcagcgacggtggACACTAGAtggagagagatggaagGAGGTTGTGGCGTCCAGTCTTGAGACGCATCCCCGCAGCATCACACGTGAACAGGAATCGAcatggaggggggagggcaacaAGAGCGCACacaaaggggagagagtaGCCTGTCGTTCTGCCTTGGCTGGCCTGAGTCACCTCGCCTGTAGGTGTTTTATCTTTTGGGGGGGCTTTATTCTACTCTGCCTCTGCaagggagtggggaggaggcaaaaCAGGTGAAACGGAAGGTGTGATGAGTGGAAACAGCGAAGtcggaaagggaaaaagaaacaagGACAACGGACTAGGGGAAGCCAGGGTCGCAACAGCCAACGGTTACAAGGCTGCTCCTTGACCACCAACAGAAatacaccccccccccacacacacacacacacacatacacgcacaggcacaggccTCACATCAGACGTACACAACGAGCGAACAAAGTCCCACGCCGATGCCATGAACAGCCGTCGTCCCTGATAGTAAAGTTGCAATACGACGCGCCTTTCTTGAATATGCTTGGCCTGGTGGGACACCTCGCCGGAGAATTTATAGATGTATAGATATATATCTATGcatctttttcttcgttttccttcctgtctttcctcttctgtaTCGGTGCTCTCTGTGGGTacaggcagagaggaaagatGGGCTGCCCTAGTAGAGAACGGGATGCGCGGTATTAAGCACAAGACTGATGGAGAGACatggaagagggagaagatgaaTGGGTTGCCCAAGCCACTACACGGCCGTGCAAATCCTTCCCTAATCCCTACCGGCATCAATACCACGTTTTCACCGTTGCTACACCGCTTCAATATCCCCTCACTTACTAGACAAGAAGTTCTTCGGGGCTAGGGAGGCTGGGATGGCAAGCAATAGAAAGGGAAGCAAGAGCCGACCATCAGCGAGTCCCCACAGCACAGCGACCCACCTTtgcttttccctcctctctgtcgcGTCGCACTGACAGCCGCTCACTTGGCAGAGCCGTAGTTTGGTACCGCACCTCCGAGTAACGGCGAGCTATTGCTGCTTCCATTTAAGACGATCGACTCGTCATCCAGCGAGCGCTGGTGTTGAAAGTAGCCCTTTTGCTCGTACATGCAATGCTGAACTTGGCGATACACAATGAAGGATGACACCAGGATGAGAGCGAGCGCGAGTACGGTAGACCAGAtcgacgccgccgtgcaCAGCGCGACATAGCGGAGCTTGCCATCCTTGTTCAGTTCATAGCAAAATGGGATGTTTTCCTGGTGCTcaagcagcgccgacaggATGAACTCCGGCTGATCTGGCAGGTGCTTCACAAAGAAGCCAAGGAACGTAGACGGGCCGTAGCCGTTTGTGTAGTCGGTCAGAAGCGGAGACGCGTAGGTGTAGATGCGGCGGCCGTTGCGGTCGGCGATGAGCAGCACGTTACGGGCTGCGTTCTCGTAGATGCCGCTCGCCGCGTGCAGTGAGATCGGGCGGTTGATCATATAGAGGCGCTGTGCCTGGATGAAGCCCTCGCCAAAGCCGTTACCCTGCATGCCGTTGCTGATCGTGTTTCCCtggcgagaggaaaagcgcaCCATGTAAGCAACGCCGTCCTCTTTGCTCGTGACGTAGATGTACGGCACGTCAAAGCGCTTCATGAGGACACCGTCCGCGGAGACAGACGGCGACGAGTCGCCGACATAGTAGCGACTCGGAAACATGACTTGAATCGGGGATGGTACGTTTAGGCCGAAGAGGCGCTCACCGCTCTCGAGATCGAAAACGTGCACGGTGCTGCTCAGTACGTCACACACGAGAAGGTAGTACATCATTGATTCATTCGTCACAGCGAAGACGCCGGAGGAAGCGCCGCCCTCGACCAgcgtgcgcggcagcaggggcGAGATGGTGAGGCCGCGTACGGAGCTCATCGAATAGGTGGAGCTCCACGGCGAGGCGAAGAGACCAGAGCTGTCTGTAATGTCCTTTGGCACCACAATCGTCTCCTCCCCTGTCATCGTCTCCTCGTTGGACACCACGGCAGCCTTGGCGTTCTTTGCCGGCTTCCAGGCAGGATAGCGGACTTGCTGGGATCTGTCGGTGCCAACCGTCAGCATCGTGTCCGCCATCGGGTCGCGCTTGTACCATGTGATGGTCACCGAGTTTTGATTCGACACGTACAAGTCCTCGGTTGCTGGGTGGAAGGCGATGTCGTACGGGTGATCCAGAAACGGGTTCGCCTGGCCCTGCTCGGTAGCGGTGAACAGGTAGTCGCGGGTGCAGTTCTCTTCCATCGTGCGGTTCAGTAGTCCGTTGCCGCTGACGGCGAAGATGCGGCTGTAGGAACCGCGCGCGCTAGACACGTAGAGGTGGCCTTCCGGACCAAAGCGCATGGAGCGCAGCTTGTCAACCTGCACGCCGGGCGGAAAAGAAGCCTTGTTAAGCACCGGGCCGAGGTAGTTGCCGAGAGTGTCAAAGGACCAAATATTATTGCCCATGTTGGATGTGACGTAGATTGCATGGGTGTTCCCGTTAGAGGGACATAGTGCGCGACCTGAGTGGCTGCAGGCAAAAATTACTAGCAGTAGCGCCGCAGCCAGCGTCACCAAGGAGCGTCGCGGCATCGTGCTTGCACGCGCACGGATGTGTAGCTGTGAAGATATAGGGTAAGTACCACAGCAAATCAGCGGATAAAAAGAAGACAAAGTGAGATGAAAGAAATAGAGACAAGAGCGACTGATGAGTGACACCTACTCAAGGGgactgcacacacacacacacacacacgctgacGAGTGGGGCAATAGGGAGAAGCGATACGAAGGGCAAGGTGATGGTGCACCGGTGTTTGCGAGGCAGGACGCATGAAGAGGGATGAATCGACAGCATGCATGTAAGAAGATCAGATGAAAAGCAGCGGTCGAGTAGTGCGCGCACATCGAAAAGAACCACATTTGGATAAAGAGAGAGTAAAACGGAGATGGAAGTCGACTGCGTGAAGCACAGGGCTGCGAAGCGCACAcgggtaggggagggggggggcagtggcggGGGTGTATGACAAAACCCTGCGATACAATGAGTAGCctctccgctgcgccgcttcgaCATAGAGGAACTAAAGACGTGGGTGAGGTCAGCCGGGAGTACGCCGCATGCAAAAGGCCTCAAACATCCCCAAGTGCAGCGTTGAGAAtcgcacacaagcacgtTTGCGTGCGTGAGAACGAGAAGATGACAAATGTGGTGCTCTCACATGAAATGAAGAGAGCAACTTGCTCGCTGTCTcacaggagagaagggggtgggagaggggaaggagtgCGGGTGGAGAGCACCGTGACAGCGTCCAATGAAGGTGATTGCAAACAGGGTGGAAGGAAGTGGGGTCAAcgaacaagaaaaagaaaacagaaggCAGACGGTAGGGGAGGGGTAAAGAGGGAAACGAAGAAACACGGATAAGCAACGGTGCGCCCAGCGATACGCATAGAAGAGGCAGGAGAGAAATGGCGCGCGTCTGGGGGTCGGGGTCCGTGCCTCGCGTGTCGACAACGAGTACATCTGCACGGAATCACCACTGAGGGTGAGGAGATGCCAAGCGCAGTACAAAAGGGCGATGAGGTGCAAGTGCCTCCAAGGCGGGCAATGTCCACACAATCAGTGGTTGGGTGGCGAAAGCGAGAGTACACGCTCCCtgaaaaagagagtgagagcgaATATGCGCCACGTGAGCTGCACCCAGCGCCTCGTTTCTGTAGTTTCCCTAccgcttcctccttttttcccaCTCTCTTCCGT is from Leishmania panamensis strain MHOM/PA/94/PSC-1 chromosome 35 sequence and encodes:
- a CDS encoding calcium-dependent phosphotriesterase-like protein (TriTrypDB/GeneDB-style sysID: LpmP.35.1800) yields the protein MPRRSLVTLAAALLLVIFACSHSGRALCPSNGNTHAIYVTSNMGNNIWSFDTLGNYLGPVLNKASFPPGVQVDKLRSMRFGPEGHLYVSSARGSYSRIFAVSGNGLLNRTMEENCTRDYLFTATEQGQANPFLDHPYDIAFHPATEDLYVSNQNSVTITWYKRDPMADTMLTVGTDRSQQVRYPAWKPAKNAKAAVVSNEETMTGEETIVVPKDITDSSGLFASPWSSTYSMSSVRGLTISPLLPRTLVEGGASSGVFAVTNESMMYYLLVCDVLSSTVHVFDLESGERLFGLNVPSPIQVMFPSRYYVGDSSPSVSADGVLMKRFDVPYIYVTSKEDGVAYMVRFSSRQGNTISNGMQGNGFGEGFIQAQRLYMINRPISLHAASGIYENAARNVLLIADRNGRRIYTYASPLLTDYTNGYGPSTFLGFFVKHLPDQPEFILSALLEHQENIPFCYELNKDGKLRYVALCTAASIWSTVLALALILVSSFIVYRQVQHCMYEQKGYFQHQRSLDDESIVLNGSSNSSPLLGGAVPNYGSAK